A window of the Borrelia turcica IST7 genome harbors these coding sequences:
- a CDS encoding DUF2634 domain-containing protein, with product MDIKVDNEFNIIFDDDLKIVDGQEEQKQRLFLYLKTPVGSIYNKIYGFDYSFFLKLLKVQRTQDITTFFANTLKDLEIDILNIKAKQIGKKIILQFFLSGDTLNMEYNL from the coding sequence ATGGATATTAAAGTAGATAATGAATTTAACATAATTTTTGATGATGATTTAAAAATAGTAGATGGTCAAGAAGAGCAAAAACAGAGATTATTTTTATACCTAAAAACACCTGTGGGTAGCATTTACAACAAGATTTATGGATTTGATTATAGTTTTTTCTTAAAACTACTAAAAGTACAAAGAACACAAGATATTACAACTTTTTTTGCAAATACCTTAAAAGACCTTGAAATTGACATATTAAATATCAAAGCAAAACAAATAGGCAAAAAAATAATACTACAATTTTTCTTGTCCGGCGATACACTCAATATGGAATATAACTTATGA
- a CDS encoding BlyA family holin translates to MNRLLEFLTSIDETKLIIIGGLTLLTIIPLVILLRPAIRETIKIIRHLLDKNHKN, encoded by the coding sequence ATGAATAGATTACTTGAATTTTTGACAAGCATTGATGAGACAAAACTTATAATAATTGGAGGACTTACATTACTTACAATAATTCCTTTAGTAATACTTTTAAGACCTGCTATAAGAGAAACAATCAAAATAATAAGGCATTTACTTGATAAAAATCACAAAAATTAA
- a CDS encoding DUF735 family protein, which translates to MADIPQFLQNTQIEKIIQTELNFKKQILEELKKLLENFRTINVKESINSRYITLIMLTLFNASHLKKGLTKDLINSLNALIFAIKSIGTDESFHVLFKAFLRARVEVNVDPNTPGTIIIKLLENIKSPIKFKITGKINGRVKKINVKHKGLIKNLESNYIPKDFTNSIYGFIKSLIPAGRTIKIFDTHNKEIK; encoded by the coding sequence ATGGCAGACATACCACAATTTTTACAAAATACACAGATTGAAAAAATAATACAAACTGAACTTAATTTCAAGAAGCAAATACTAGAAGAACTTAAAAAGTTACTAGAAAATTTCAGAACAATTAATGTTAAAGAGAGTATTAATTCAAGATATATTACACTAATAATGCTAACATTGTTTAATGCATCCCATTTAAAAAAAGGACTTACCAAAGATCTTATCAATTCCCTTAATGCATTAATATTTGCAATAAAATCAATAGGAACAGATGAAAGTTTTCATGTACTCTTTAAAGCATTCTTGCGTGCAAGAGTTGAAGTTAATGTTGACCCTAACACCCCTGGGACAATTATTATCAAATTACTTGAAAATATTAAGTCACCAATTAAATTTAAAATAACCGGTAAAATTAATGGTAGGGTAAAAAAAATCAATGTCAAACACAAAGGTTTAATAAAAAACCTTGAATCTAACTACATCCCAAAAGACTTTACTAATTCGATTTATGGTTTTATTAAAAGCCTAATTCCTGCTGGACGAACTATTAAAATTTTTGATACCCATAACAAGGAAATAAAATAA
- a CDS encoding ParA family protein, which yields MDKKETKIITVASIKGGVGKSTTSLIYATLLAQEHKVLIIDIDTQASTTSYYFKVIKEKEVDLFNRNVYEVLISNLHIDNSIVNVNKNLDLIPSYLTLHKFNSEAIPYKEFRLKEQLKLLSFHYDYIIIDTNPSLDFTLTNALVCSDYIIVPITAEKWAVESLDLFNFFIEKLTIKAPIYLINTKFKKNNTHKELLNILKENENFLGTISEREDLNRKIAKNDVFDLSKDYIQEYQQTLLTLMKKIKVD from the coding sequence ATGGATAAAAAAGAGACAAAAATAATCACAGTTGCGTCAATTAAAGGGGGTGTTGGGAAGAGTACTACAAGTTTAATATATGCAACCCTCTTAGCACAAGAACACAAAGTTTTAATAATAGACATAGATACTCAAGCATCGACAACGAGTTATTATTTTAAGGTAATAAAAGAAAAGGAAGTAGATCTATTTAATAGGAATGTATATGAAGTTTTAATATCGAATTTACACATTGATAATTCTATTGTAAATGTCAATAAAAATCTGGATTTAATACCTAGTTATTTGACCCTACATAAATTTAATTCAGAGGCAATTCCATATAAGGAATTTAGACTTAAGGAACAGTTAAAGTTATTAAGCTTTCATTATGACTACATTATTATTGATACAAATCCTAGCCTAGATTTTACTTTAACTAATGCTTTAGTATGCAGTGATTATATAATAGTGCCAATCACTGCAGAAAAGTGGGCAGTAGAGAGCCTAGATTTATTTAATTTTTTTATAGAGAAGTTAACCATAAAAGCTCCAATTTATCTTATTAATACTAAATTTAAAAAGAATAATACACATAAAGAGTTGCTAAACATTTTAAAGGAAAATGAAAATTTCTTAGGTACAATATCTGAGAGAGAGGATTTAAATAGGAAGATAGCCAAGAATGATGTTTTTGATTTGAGTAAAGATTATATACAGGAGTATCAACAGACGCTTTTAACTTTAATGAAAAAGATCAAAGTAGACTAG
- a CDS encoding PBSX family phage terminase large subunit produces MRLNDSSVFVKLQKKFKQKFNIDIAKFLRNKDDEVDFKLFEEKYLTAKQKAVLDDIEQNFCSKLIFNGGISSGKTFLASYLLIKFLIQNKNRYKRDTNNFIVGNSIGSLLTNTLKQIEKICELLNVEYVLKTARTVSCSIAGLTINVYGGKNSDAFSKIRGGNSGLVYVNEATLMHKETLLEVMKRLRTEPAIIIFDTNPDHPAHFFKTDYIDKEDVYRTYNFSIYDNPLNSNSFIETQEMIYKNLYAYKARVLLGEWTTSADACFNEVILNDDYAFKSPIMYVDPAFSIGMDNTAICVLERVGDKYYTYIYQDRKPITDSSILNAISVLAENFNINILYVEDRDNTHGHGFLTKIMTSIRNDMDHYFKISAVKPTSNKFARICTLIPLFNARRIEFLKITDKSVINDIYSYSGDSKGKDDCLDALSASYLLLSLEYQEKLKHFTKIKYI; encoded by the coding sequence TTGAGATTAAATGATTCATCTGTTTTTGTTAAATTACAGAAAAAATTTAAGCAAAAATTTAATATTGATATTGCCAAATTTTTAAGAAATAAGGACGATGAGGTTGATTTTAAGCTTTTTGAGGAAAAATATTTAACTGCTAAGCAAAAGGCAGTCTTGGATGACATAGAACAAAATTTTTGTTCTAAATTAATCTTTAATGGCGGGATATCTAGTGGAAAGACATTCCTAGCATCATATTTACTTATTAAGTTTTTGATTCAAAACAAAAATCGTTATAAGAGAGATACTAATAATTTTATCGTAGGAAACTCAATAGGCTCACTGCTTACTAATACGCTTAAACAAATAGAGAAAATATGTGAGCTTTTAAATGTGGAGTATGTCCTTAAAACTGCTAGAACTGTTTCATGTAGTATTGCAGGGTTGACGATTAATGTTTATGGGGGAAAGAACAGCGATGCTTTTTCAAAGATTAGGGGTGGGAATTCTGGTTTGGTGTATGTTAATGAGGCAACTTTAATGCATAAAGAGACCTTACTAGAGGTAATGAAGCGACTCAGAACCGAACCGGCTATTATTATTTTTGACACAAATCCCGATCATCCAGCGCATTTTTTCAAGACGGATTATATCGATAAAGAGGATGTATATAGGACATATAATTTTAGTATTTATGATAATCCTTTAAATTCTAACAGTTTCATTGAAACTCAGGAAATGATTTACAAAAATCTATATGCTTACAAGGCACGCGTACTGCTTGGCGAGTGGACTACAAGTGCGGATGCTTGCTTTAATGAGGTTATTTTAAATGACGATTATGCATTTAAAAGTCCAATAATGTATGTTGATCCTGCATTTTCCATTGGCATGGATAACACTGCCATTTGTGTGCTTGAGAGAGTAGGAGATAAGTATTATACATATATTTATCAAGACAGAAAGCCAATAACGGACAGTTCTATTCTTAATGCAATTAGTGTATTGGCAGAGAATTTTAATATTAATATTCTTTATGTTGAAGACCGTGACAATACCCATGGGCATGGGTTTTTGACTAAAATTATGACCTCTATTCGCAACGACATGGATCATTATTTTAAAATATCAGCCGTAAAACCGACAAGCAATAAATTTGCACGAATATGTACCCTAATTCCGCTTTTTAATGCGCGCAGGATAGAATTTTTAAAAATTACAGACAAAAGCGTTATTAATGATATTTATTCATATAGCGGTGATTCTAAGGGTAAGGATGATTGTCTTGATGCTTTAAGTGCCTCTTATCTACTCTTAAGTCTTGAATATCAAGAAAAGCTTAAGCACTTCACTAAAATAAAATACATTTAG
- a CDS encoding DUF226 domain-containing protein: MTALLELLKQKQKELKLNKEKETSNKERGKKNVFSKVEEINGRKIYHTKIFNDFYTFGISKNEPTKFFISLRGIFNIEQISMFHLFSTREDDAFLGIYYGIKKLEKAFLVKNFNKRETYTLRKCEYIEFRFKKGGVFCYLSGLHNLLKADKIESSYYQTLLNIVKELERELYAFYGKVLPEGGIIPKWIKKRQK, translated from the coding sequence ATGACAGCTTTATTAGAATTATTAAAGCAAAAGCAAAAGGAATTAAAATTAAACAAAGAAAAAGAAACTAGCAATAAAGAAAGGGGGAAGAAGAATGTTTTCTCAAAAGTAGAAGAAATTAATGGTCGTAAGATATATCATACTAAAATATTTAATGATTTTTATACATTTGGCATCAGTAAAAATGAGCCAACTAAGTTTTTCATATCTCTTAGAGGAATTTTTAATATAGAACAAATAAGTATGTTTCATCTCTTTTCCACAAGAGAAGACGATGCATTCTTGGGCATTTATTATGGAATTAAAAAATTAGAAAAGGCATTTTTAGTGAAAAATTTTAATAAAAGAGAAACTTACACTCTTAGAAAATGCGAATACATAGAATTTAGATTTAAAAAAGGAGGGGTTTTTTGTTATTTGAGTGGACTTCATAACTTATTAAAGGCAGATAAAATTGAGAGTTCTTATTATCAAACTTTATTAAACATAGTTAAGGAACTAGAAAGAGAACTTTATGCGTTTTACGGCAAAGTGTTACCCGAAGGAGGTATTATTCCAAAATGGATAAAAAAGAGACAAAAATAA
- a CDS encoding chromosome replication/partitioning protein, producing the protein MKIEVNKRNLAKELTEEEQVYIHYNKLKEKLKVNFQREIFCKLEAMKVLKEIKDNEYYKLDNYTTFDDFAKDYRLARTQTYKYLKIATAIEEGIVEEKYVINNGINGTMFLLRDKEGQTIKKSKQNPLKPLRFQLKCPEAYSYYKQKAKFTSYLLERIFSEEKEFLTKIENDYELLKKKRR; encoded by the coding sequence ATGAAAATAGAGGTCAATAAGAGAAATTTGGCTAAGGAGCTGACAGAAGAAGAGCAAGTATATATTCATTATAATAAACTGAAGGAGAAGCTGAAAGTTAATTTCCAGAGAGAGATTTTTTGTAAGCTAGAGGCAATGAAGGTTTTAAAAGAGATTAAAGATAATGAATATTATAAACTTGATAATTATACTACTTTTGATGACTTTGCTAAAGATTATAGACTTGCAAGGACTCAAACTTATAAGTATTTAAAGATAGCTACTGCGATAGAGGAGGGTATTGTTGAGGAAAAGTATGTAATAAATAATGGAATCAATGGAACTATGTTTTTATTAAGAGATAAAGAAGGACAGACTATAAAGAAGTCTAAGCAAAACCCTTTAAAACCTTTAAGATTTCAACTTAAATGTCCTGAGGCGTATTCTTATTATAAGCAGAAGGCAAAATTTACAAGCTACTTGCTTGAGAGGATTTTTTCAGAGGAAAAAGAGTTTTTAACAAAAATTGAAAATGATTATGAGCTTCTAAAGAAGAAGAGGAGATAG
- a CDS encoding plasmid maintenance protein yields MKNKIKSSTNRYQSNLVVLISTLNFMNLKLNKYTQNNILYFFNGNLKRNNQKTIKMKTLQNYLYKLEKKFKVTINYCKHLGKQCGSEVYYTLQYSKKECHFKINSHFKNLEREKIKKFKERVKIYEKENGSLKWECINNKNNKREEEVLLKYINKCKFKIKLPFFLLNLKIDKSLKIEHIKDIKKHERIIKLLEKEDIDLLKRAIEENGNTKGCIKEFLEKGGYLCKKTRKITKQQKKRIKLIEILDRVETELGEKNYSKEHLRKEIEEVYEMYKEKPHFIIEQDKYKDLEKIISKIKSKIPIYAKQESADDIKNNVFSILLEQLRYKVGIDILIPALKRFINSEDELKYSKVIDNTYYYELLEMIQ; encoded by the coding sequence ATGAAAAACAAAATCAAGAGCAGTACTAACAGATATCAATCCAATTTGGTTGTACTTATATCTACACTTAACTTCATGAATTTAAAACTCAATAAATACACACAAAACAACATTCTGTATTTTTTCAATGGAAATCTAAAGAGAAATAATCAAAAAACGATTAAAATGAAAACATTACAAAATTATTTATACAAACTTGAGAAAAAGTTTAAAGTCACTATTAACTACTGCAAGCACTTGGGTAAGCAATGTGGAAGTGAAGTTTACTATACTCTTCAATACTCTAAAAAAGAATGCCATTTTAAGATAAACTCTCACTTTAAGAATCTTGAGAGAGAAAAGATAAAAAAATTTAAGGAAAGAGTTAAGATTTATGAAAAAGAAAATGGGAGTCTAAAATGGGAGTGTATTAATAATAAAAATAATAAAAGAGAAGAAGAAGTACTATTGAAATACATAAACAAATGCAAATTCAAAATAAAACTTCCTTTCTTTCTATTAAATTTAAAAATAGATAAATCTTTAAAAATAGAACACATAAAAGACATAAAAAAACATGAAAGAATCATAAAACTGCTTGAGAAAGAAGACATAGACTTATTAAAAAGAGCTATTGAAGAAAATGGAAATACAAAGGGATGTATTAAAGAATTCTTAGAGAAAGGAGGTTACCTTTGTAAAAAAACACGAAAAATAACAAAACAGCAAAAAAAGAGAATAAAACTAATAGAAATATTGGACAGGGTTGAGACAGAATTAGGAGAAAAGAATTATAGTAAGGAGCATCTAAGAAAAGAAATAGAAGAAGTATACGAAATGTACAAAGAAAAGCCTCACTTCATAATAGAACAGGATAAATATAAAGATTTAGAAAAAATAATAAGCAAGATCAAAAGTAAAATTCCAATTTACGCAAAACAAGAGAGCGCAGATGATATAAAAAATAATGTTTTTAGTATACTATTAGAACAGCTAAGATATAAGGTAGGCATTGACATATTAATACCAGCCTTAAAGAGGTTTATTAACTCTGAAGATGAATTAAAGTATAGCAAAGTAATTGACAACACGTATTATTACGAATTGCTAGAAATGATACAATGA
- a CDS encoding BBA14 family lipoprotein produces the protein MNKKRLTICLLFSFILLSSCTSIASLPQEPATPVSNTLQSLSIYEAHLSSYVMYLQTFLVKTKEKFRDKDYPQFSFFDATLLKKTHTIDAVKQNIEHLKHYISITKPIVNSIYKKYSKLKK, from the coding sequence ATGAATAAAAAAAGACTTACTATATGTCTCCTATTTAGCTTTATTTTACTCTCTAGTTGTACTTCCATAGCCTCTCTACCACAAGAACCCGCTACACCTGTAAGCAATACTCTTCAAAGTTTAAGCATATATGAAGCTCATCTTTCAAGTTATGTTATGTATTTGCAAACATTTCTAGTTAAAACTAAAGAAAAATTTAGAGACAAAGATTATCCACAGTTCAGTTTTTTCGATGCCACTCTTTTAAAGAAAACTCATACAATAGACGCAGTAAAACAAAACATAGAACACTTAAAGCATTACATAAGCATTACAAAACCTATTGTCAATTCTATTTACAAAAAGTATAGCAAATTAAAAAAGTAA
- a CDS encoding DUF276 domain-containing protein (DUF276 is restricted to Borreliella and related spirochetes.) produces the protein MSIFFDKEIGILTKSIDEIQSAKKEILKKEYNISIKNNSLFDIINYPSSAIDLEIIQALNELFLSLKEGGTYFKNLQKSLSVPKSSTHEAIKQALLMTGSIKYANLISTAGTIEIHIILKPESKDNVIDLETQKNIWEAIYYTAPSGTVFKGDKEVEFLNKDGQKKTYKYSLGVVKYAYLKVFYKTEAQETIYKEISEQIKQIYKKTIEKKYKDMGISFRNQDFLSPVSLMWEMKCIRIGICIKDNLDTKITEIKDSEFQFNKDLEIKDNELIAFDENSRLIIERE, from the coding sequence ATGAGCATATTTTTTGACAAAGAAATTGGAATTCTTACAAAATCAATAGACGAGATACAAAGTGCAAAAAAAGAAATTCTTAAAAAAGAATATAACATTTCAATAAAGAATAATTCACTTTTTGACATAATAAATTATCCAAGTTCTGCAATAGATTTGGAAATAATCCAAGCACTAAACGAATTATTTTTGTCACTCAAAGAAGGAGGTACTTACTTTAAAAATTTACAAAAATCTTTAAGTGTACCAAAAAGTTCAACTCATGAGGCCATAAAACAAGCACTTTTAATGACTGGTAGCATTAAATATGCTAATTTAATAAGTACCGCAGGTACTATTGAAATACATATCATACTTAAACCCGAATCTAAGGACAATGTCATTGACCTGGAAACACAAAAAAACATTTGGGAAGCGATTTACTATACCGCTCCAAGTGGCACTGTATTTAAAGGAGACAAGGAAGTTGAATTTTTAAACAAAGATGGACAAAAAAAAACATATAAATACAGCTTAGGTGTGGTTAAATATGCATATCTTAAAGTTTTTTACAAAACTGAAGCACAAGAGACAATATATAAAGAAATAAGTGAGCAAATAAAACAAATTTACAAAAAAACAATTGAAAAAAAATATAAAGACATGGGTATCTCATTTAGAAATCAAGATTTCTTAAGTCCTGTAAGCCTAATGTGGGAAATGAAATGCATACGAATAGGTATTTGCATAAAAGATAATTTGGACACTAAAATAACAGAAATTAAAGATTCTGAATTTCAATTCAACAAAGATTTAGAAATTAAAGATAACGAACTTATTGCTTTTGACGAAAATTCAAGACTAATAATAGAAAGAGAATAA
- a CDS encoding BlyB family putative holin accessory protein, which yields MINTENINLGINSIQSLINLFGYSGFIESSVVEKGINKVVDLYSYINTLYLDSIQEMELQECKRILDDLETVNNKITRLVDAINSDDEVSLIETLRLERNKVMEIKTKLLKEELEKQDKDNE from the coding sequence ATGATAAATACAGAAAATATTAATTTAGGAATAAATTCAATTCAAAGCCTAATAAATTTATTTGGGTACAGTGGCTTTATTGAGAGTTCTGTTGTAGAAAAGGGTATTAATAAGGTTGTTGACCTTTATAGCTACATAAACACACTTTACCTAGATTCAATTCAAGAAATGGAACTACAAGAATGCAAGCGTATATTAGATGATCTTGAAACAGTAAATAACAAAATTACTCGTCTTGTTGACGCAATTAATTCTGATGATGAGGTTAGTTTAATTGAAACCCTAAGACTTGAACGAAATAAGGTTATGGAAATTAAAACAAAATTACTTAAAGAAGAACTAGAAAAACAGGACAAAGACAATGAATAA
- a CDS encoding DUF685 domain-containing protein, protein MSHDNSSIEDSVQIKDFNRKIKVNENDLIPIDDIVEETYAITYKNLLEQIKKDTFYEGLDYFKKVIREIISRELLEDNSYTEKMYLKIISKLMGLKTEPSSIDFNILFNKIKETLIERLTHSGYDAKLGKISIYNPNRKDFELIEFKSFINNLKEIFAENKDIEQLRQNTNNNFVQKSTFNQTRSSFMDTFLHKKDLSKEINHLFKTTQHTYNKDNLELIVFNKTQNLTYKLEFPTHLQGVPENFQYWGIKTSSDSFYFYHEFKTKTLKIEIINQSVELRFPQSLTGKTIYLRVILNLSKNPNRNEGMTKEVNARFIENTNASQYSSIFFYSGSKHNLTLTLLEGWYLVKSSMYNDDPNQSIPHLMKI, encoded by the coding sequence ATGAGCCATGACAATTCAAGCATAGAAGACAGTGTACAAATAAAGGATTTTAACAGAAAAATCAAAGTTAATGAAAATGACCTTATTCCCATTGACGATATTGTTGAGGAAACATACGCAATTACATACAAAAACTTACTTGAGCAAATTAAAAAAGACACTTTTTATGAAGGACTTGATTACTTTAAAAAAGTAATAAGAGAAATAATATCTAGAGAACTACTCGAAGATAACTCGTACACTGAAAAGATGTATTTAAAAATAATCTCAAAGCTAATGGGACTTAAAACAGAACCAAGTAGCATTGATTTTAATATTTTATTTAACAAAATTAAGGAAACATTGATTGAAAGATTAACCCATTCCGGATATGATGCTAAATTAGGCAAAATATCTATATATAACCCAAATAGGAAAGATTTTGAGCTGATTGAATTTAAAAGTTTTATCAATAATTTAAAAGAAATTTTTGCCGAAAATAAAGACATAGAACAATTAAGACAAAATACAAATAATAATTTTGTTCAAAAAAGTACTTTTAATCAAACAAGAAGTTCTTTCATGGATACCTTTTTACACAAAAAGGATTTATCTAAAGAGATAAACCATCTGTTTAAAACCACCCAACATACATATAATAAGGACAACTTAGAACTGATTGTGTTTAACAAAACTCAAAACTTGACATATAAATTAGAGTTTCCTACTCATCTTCAAGGAGTTCCCGAAAACTTCCAATATTGGGGCATAAAGACATCATCTGATTCCTTTTATTTTTACCATGAATTTAAAACCAAAACATTAAAAATTGAAATTATAAACCAATCAGTAGAATTAAGGTTTCCACAAAGCCTTACAGGCAAGACTATTTACTTACGCGTAATCCTTAATCTTTCAAAAAACCCAAATAGAAATGAAGGTATGACAAAAGAAGTAAATGCCAGATTTATAGAAAATACTAACGCATCACAATATTCAAGTATATTCTTCTACAGTGGATCAAAACATAATCTAACCCTCACTCTTCTTGAGGGATGGTATTTAGTCAAATCTTCAATGTACAATGACGATCCGAATCAATCTATTCCGCATCTGATGAAAATATAG